A window of Primulina tabacum isolate GXHZ01 chromosome 4, ASM2559414v2, whole genome shotgun sequence contains these coding sequences:
- the LOC142543238 gene encoding polyphenol oxidase I, chloroplastic-like has protein sequence MASIHLPCAATSTTTNPSATSRPLFLKQSHFIASARRTRRLQVSCTNNGHNQKHSSEDTETSQGKVDRRNMLLGLSGLYSAANLISAPGSSASPIQAPELDKCGVATNLNTGKQLDTNCCPPVVQSIIDYKIPPVLKMKMRPAAHKVSSEYIFKYNLAIDRMKRLPKEDPRSFMQQANIHCAYCNGAYDQPGQGTLDLQVHNSWLFFPFHRWYLYFYERILGKLINDPTFALPFWNWDNPKGMAIPAMFNDPKAALYDEKRNQANLPPAVVDLGMTGNKDPLQVVSNNLTIMYSEMIRGNSSATDFMGQPYRQGTPVNPGPGASERGSHTAVHAWVGDPREPSGEDLGNFYSAGRDPLFYVHHGNVDRMWTLWQYYLPSANVPDKKITDPDFLNAQFLFYDENSQLVRVTVKDCLSNIDMGYEYERIDLPWLDYRPPPQTATAKVTRAGTSAAKADTVFPLKLDKIVRVLIPKTKKGKADEVLVIENITVDTTKFLKFDVFINDEDDNVQELDKAAYAGTYAQIPHKTKNQTATTSIRLKLTDLYNDMDVADDEDVLVTLVPRHQGEGVTIGGIKIIENPTPAPAPAPAPTPAASS, from the coding sequence ATGGCTTCAATTCACCTACCATGCGCcgccacctccaccaccaccaatCCCTCCGCCACCTCCCGCCCTCTCTTTCTTAAGCAATCCCATTTCATCGCCTCCGCAAGGCGCACCCGACGCCTGCAAGTTTCTTGCACTAACAATGGCCATAACCAAAAGCACTCCTCCGAAGACACTGAGACTTCCCAAGGGAAAGTCGACAGGAGGAACATGCTTCTCGGTTTGAGTGGTCTTTACAGTGCCGCCAACCTGATTTCGGCTCCAGGCAGCTCTGCGAGTCCCATACAAGCACCGGAGCTCGATAAATGCGGTGTTGCTACGAACTTGAACACCGGCAAACAGCTTGATACAAACTGTTGTCCCCCGGTTGTACAAAGTATCATCGATTATAAGATCCCTCCAGTCTTGAAAATGAAGATGAGGCCTGCCGCACATAAAGTCTCGTCTGAATACATATTCAAGTACAATTTAGCCATTGATCGGATGAAACGTCTTCCGAAAGAAGACCCGCGTAGCTTCATGCAGCAAGCTAACATCCACTGCGCTTACTGCAATGGCGCCTACGATCAACCTGGGCAGGGAACTCTGGATCTTCAAGTTCATAATTCTTGGCTTTTCTTCCCTTTCCATAGATGGTACCTGTATTTCTACGAGAGAATCTTGGGGAAACTGATTAATGACCCCACTTTCGCGTTGCCATTTTGGAACTGGGATAACCCGAAAGGGATGGCCATTCCGGCCATGTTCAACGATCCAAAAGCAGCTCTCTACGACGAAAAGCGCAACCAAGCAAACCTCCCACCGGCTGTGGTGGATCTTGGCATGACCGGAAACAAAGATCCTCTTCAAGTTGTGTCTAATAACCTCACCATTATGTATTCTGAGATGATTCGAGGCAACTCGAGCGCGACTGATTTCATGGGACAGCCTTATCGCCAAGGAACCCCTGTCAACCCCGGGCCTGGAGCTTCCGAGCGGGGCTCCCACACAGCCGTGCACGCCTGGGTTGGAGACCCTAGAGAGCCCAGTGGTGAGGACTTGGGTAATTTCTACTCGGCGGGCCGAGATCCGTTGTTTTACGTCCACCATGGAAATGTCGATCGAATGTGGACTTTATGGCAGTATTATCTCCCCAGTGCCAATGTGCCGGACAAGAAAATAACAGACCCTGATTTTCTCAATGCCCAATTTTTATTCTACGACGAAAATTCTCAgctcgtgagggtgacggtaaAGGACTGTTTGAGCAACATAGATAtgggatacgaatacgaaagaaTCGACCTTCCCTGGCTCGACTACAGGCCCCCACCTCAAACTGCCACTGCTAAGGTCACCAGAGCTGGCACATCAGCCGCAAAAGCAGATACAGTTTTCCCTCTCAAACTTGACAAAATTGTCCGAGTCCTAATTCCGAAAACAAAGAAAGGAAAGGCCGATGAGGTTCTGGTGATAGAAAACATAACTGTGGACACTACCAAGTTCTTGAAATTCGACGTGTTTATCAACGACGAGGACGACAATGTTCAGGAACTAGACAAGGCCGCATATGCTGGAACATATGCTCAGATTCCACACAAGACAAAGAACCAAACGGCAACAACTTCGATTCGATTGAAGCTGACGGATCTGTACAATGATATGGATGTGGCAGATGATGAAGACGTGTTGGTCACATTGGTGCCGAGGCATCAGGGAGAAGGTGTGACCATTGGTGGTATCAAGATTATTGAG